In the Ruminococcus albus 7 = DSM 20455 genome, one interval contains:
- a CDS encoding DUF3848 domain-containing protein — translation MIQTNRDDNLASLAEVLSKEQMARIIACDYSDQAIAVMAEFDRGYVERFAESKFDVESIEKLIIAYDDKLFDWKDLLHIMEYSCYDFGCEEYIDDFIRSLRAKEINHTTAARILTATSYEPDTYHGLMALIKSGAYYPTQFASIGLNTGVAAELRDLGVPLTAMRKEGTYYDLTQKSDFDEAVKKGDRIKLVKFPKLAVAVNEMMAYPDWHDFKAWFQKHLGIDRTQLTGDELRAQYRYFSMERYADKLVDKVAAEHTAFMEDIKKRPPEQIIGSAYEIVIKEQIKMFMTEVPQLIPEQKTDALMSSNNALNAIYEQWRSDDDFADTDIEVIIENTADKLIAARERERKLAAELAKKTMADDLQDKPHFKPGKKFRR, via the coding sequence ATGATACAAACAAATCGTGATGATAACCTTGCAAGTCTTGCGGAGGTGCTGTCAAAGGAACAGATGGCGAGGATAATCGCTTGTGATTATTCCGACCAAGCAATTGCGGTCATGGCTGAATTTGATAGGGGTTATGTCGAGCGTTTTGCAGAATCAAAATTTGACGTTGAGAGCATCGAAAAGCTGATAATCGCTTATGACGATAAGCTGTTCGACTGGAAGGATCTTCTGCACATTATGGAATACTCTTGCTATGATTTCGGGTGTGAGGAATATATTGATGATTTTATCCGCTCGCTCAGGGCGAAGGAGATAAATCATACCACCGCCGCACGGATTCTCACCGCAACTTCCTATGAGCCTGACACCTATCACGGTCTTATGGCACTTATAAAAAGCGGCGCATATTATCCGACGCAGTTCGCAAGCATTGGTCTGAATACGGGAGTGGCAGCCGAGCTTCGTGACCTCGGTGTGCCTTTGACCGCTATGCGAAAAGAAGGCACATACTACGATCTCACACAAAAATCGGATTTTGATGAAGCAGTCAAAAAGGGAGACAGAATAAAACTTGTCAAGTTTCCGAAGCTGGCGGTCGCTGTCAATGAAATGATGGCGTACCCCGATTGGCACGATTTCAAAGCGTGGTTTCAGAAGCATCTGGGCATAGACAGGACACAACTTACTGGCGATGAACTCAGAGCGCAGTACCGATATTTTTCTATGGAGCGTTATGCTGACAAGCTGGTGGACAAGGTAGCGGCTGAGCATACTGCTTTCATGGAAGATATCAAGAAACGACCGCCCGAACAGATCATAGGTTCGGCGTATGAGATCGTCATCAAGGAACAGATAAAAATGTTTATGACGGAAGTTCCGCAGCTGATACCCGAACAGAAAACGGATGCACTCATGTCAAGTAATAACGCTCTGAACGCTATCTATGAGCAGTGGCGCAGCGACGATGATTTTGCCGATACGGATATTGAGGTCATTATTGAAAACACCGCCGATAAGCTGATAGCTGCCCGGGAACGTGAACGGAAGCTGGCGGCGGAGCTTGCAAAGAAAACTATGGCTGATGATTTGCAGGACAAGCCGCATTTCAAGCCGGGAAAGAAATTCAGGAGGTGA
- a CDS encoding helicase-related protein — protein sequence MREQEQVKTEQPPEVTVAEPATSPYAGIEIPTNMEPVFPTEIVEDITPPEEVPEVDLSEPTEEEVESIIDNQPQDDTVIVKNEAVITTELPPITDENIIFGILRNDQFFAIKRDQIAAFFENNTDHDERVAFVKQIFNSDYSELLLGDNEDTRYGYKTYDEGIHIWKGSFLTRTMESGFSWDLVQSFYADMVERGLLINTAVSEIDEPIFAEPTEEKKYPEPEEDIDDFEELTEEFEAEDETEEEISDEDIDTPAPVNDFDRDDNEGAEQLSFFGEPEPVKTAKKKSQEKEPKKLLNVDTSIRAISNDMIYYVLRCGSPERGSLSRIVAQFQKGKTDEENSEFLRKEFGNDGRGYIYNTPDFSKTAHISSWFDDFGIKITLGDNVDENGIPNSKIPWLIAARRINDLLENGEFCSQDIIDGAAEKEIKDIADRLWYLHQDIDYDNYEYFIPKDMFKGGFPESTERIKIALLDKDTLQSYIDGLTQLVNDYEQNRDILRFHFHKPKELLYRLKDLQIERRQFVTKPDFAFKGHYFISEREKDALLGLGSGYSDGKFRIQKYFKESHTLPEQIKFLKNEYGTGGGSRRGGDEWHDSKGIAYVRGEKIGTPDAKTLMKWNEVVERISRLVSEGKYITQKDIDSKIHDCKRIVQDYDPDSYDSFEKEYERRRYHEALQFLGEQGIVAEGVTAVEQKPVEKLIQRAQDMGIPVEITGQAAEQEQAVYMDIRDESFIELHQTDEGISYSVYAPDLTLTDGGVWEMEESMSLLTAAAEILATTSNALAEVEDYNHFMALVDMDVSLDIPRELAQLKADIFANLPNEAAEVIDVDYTEVDEAPVAERAEETPTETEPKKVAVNAPERITAVPVVPKSGTPITYHFNEGDIVQGGAKSKFKANIEAIKTLQKIEAENRYATPEEQSILAGYVGWGGIPQAFVTDLAADSIGGNLGDAAPTGWEEEQQELRSLLSDDEYKAARESTLTSFYTPPEVTDGVFQALRQLGFEGGNILEPSMGVGNFFAKMPDDIRDSSKLYGVELDSISGRIAQLLNPEDRIQITGFEKTRFNNNSFDVVIGNVPFGDYRVSDKAYDKLGLKIHDYFAVKSIDKVKPGGVVAIVTSKFTMDKINDKARRHLAERCDLLGAVRLPNNAFKKNAGTETTTDILFFQKRETLTVEIPSWVHFGQTADGIPCNQYFVDNPDMVLGTMAWDERMKGKYGDDSRVTTCIPDDSKPLSEQLQAAISKIKGKIETVKIVEEGKKDIEIIPADPTVRNYTHTVVNGKLFFRENEIMIAVQETGKTLDRMMGMHQIRQKAMAVIDAQARGCDDAELKKLQAELNYTYDRFKRAYGAITDRANERVFQHDDDYNTLAALEIVDTEKKTVEKAEIFSKRTIMPEVEIVSCETPQEALQISIDRKGKVDIAFMAELVGVEPDEIISELGTDIYRNPQKVKDNDPLSGYEDASEYLSGNVREKLRIAEEYSKHIDSSFERNVEALKAVVPKDLEASEISVRIGANWVDVEDYNRFMREVLKGDIYSHPITRTRMGEYKIDGRYQDRSVAATQTYGTSRMSSYHILENLLNQRDIVVRDKREEDGRVWYEINAKETQLAKDKARVIKEAFRTWLWENMDRREKYVERYNNLFNAIRGREYDGSHQTYPGKNPAIQMRPHQNNAIMRGKLGGNTLLAHCVGAGKSFEMVAITMEKKRLGLISKACVVVPKHLTLQMASEWIRLYPNAKLLVARPEDFTKENRQRFIARCVTGDYDAVIMSFNQFERIPMSTEYRQQFMERELDELMAALEEVDSSDRISVKALERQKKKLEEHLEKLMSSKKDNSLCFEKLGFDYLVCDEAHYYKNCFVATKMSNVAGVQTTAAQKSEDMLMKTQYLNDKYGCNNILYATGTPCTNSMVEFYVMQRYLRPDLLEKAGLETFDDWASTFGEVVSQLEIKPAGNGFQMKNRFSKFVNIPELMLMYKEFADIQTPDMIKLPVPDLKTGKPIVISAKPDEYQKEYMEQLAQRAEMIHCGGVDPREDNMLRITHEARLLGLDCRCMNPEAVPAPDSKVNKLLDILVENYNNTMAERGVQIVFCDIAINEDAEHFSIYEAIKDDLVKRGIPRDEICFAGDAKNDKARAEMFEQLRQGEKRFILASTSKLGTGANIQDRICAIHHLDIPWKPADLTQQDGRGVRQGNMFKEVGIYHYLTENTFDAYMMGIITNKAKFINQIMTSKDPVRVSEDVDEMVLTYSEMQAIASGNPMIKEKIQLDNDVATLKMLEAEYKKSLYRYQEQAERTLPQRIEQYSTYLEKASADIAQFSVNHPDGTAFQIEIDGKVYSEATSEHVRDEAGEALEKAIIKVSTTGESMRVGSYFGFDLLLEKNPQNLTFFDQGAPCVISLCGSLKYTCDVNLENKQGNMRRIENLAANEIAKRIVQYKNDIEKAKANLAEAKENLTKPFDRADELAEKLARLDVVNEALSSGKGDDAIPSVVEEVADMPNYKPKVTVLNPPTNVSTPTKSNRR from the coding sequence ATGCGTGAGCAGGAGCAGGTCAAAACAGAGCAGCCGCCCGAAGTGACGGTTGCCGAGCCTGCTACAAGTCCTTATGCGGGCATAGAGATACCGACCAATATGGAGCCGGTATTCCCGACAGAGATAGTCGAGGATATAACCCCTCCGGAGGAAGTTCCCGAAGTAGATTTATCCGAACCGACTGAGGAAGAAGTCGAAAGCATAATCGATAATCAACCGCAGGACGATACAGTTATCGTCAAGAACGAAGCTGTTATTACAACTGAATTGCCGCCCATTACCGATGAAAATATAATCTTCGGGATACTGCGGAATGACCAGTTCTTTGCTATAAAAAGAGATCAGATAGCGGCATTTTTCGAGAACAACACCGACCATGATGAGCGTGTGGCTTTTGTTAAGCAGATATTCAATTCCGACTACTCGGAACTGTTACTGGGCGATAACGAAGATACTCGCTATGGCTACAAGACGTATGACGAGGGTATCCACATCTGGAAAGGCAGTTTTCTCACCCGCACTATGGAGTCAGGCTTTAGCTGGGATCTGGTACAGAGCTTTTATGCTGATATGGTTGAGCGCGGGCTGCTGATTAATACCGCTGTATCGGAGATAGATGAGCCGATTTTTGCAGAGCCGACCGAAGAAAAGAAATATCCCGAGCCCGAGGAAGATATTGACGATTTCGAGGAACTGACAGAGGAATTTGAAGCTGAGGACGAAACAGAGGAAGAAATATCCGATGAAGATATAGATACTCCTGCGCCCGTCAATGATTTTGACAGAGATGATAACGAAGGTGCGGAGCAGCTTTCGTTCTTCGGGGAGCCGGAGCCAGTAAAGACTGCCAAGAAGAAGTCGCAGGAAAAAGAACCGAAGAAATTGCTCAATGTTGACACGTCGATCAGGGCTATAAGCAATGACATGATATATTATGTTCTTCGCTGCGGCAGTCCTGAGCGTGGATCGCTTTCAAGGATAGTGGCACAGTTCCAAAAGGGAAAGACGGACGAGGAAAACTCCGAATTTTTGCGTAAGGAGTTCGGTAATGATGGGCGCGGATATATCTACAATACGCCCGATTTTTCAAAGACAGCACATATATCATCGTGGTTCGATGATTTCGGAATTAAGATAACTCTTGGGGATAATGTTGATGAAAACGGTATCCCGAACTCAAAGATACCCTGGCTCATAGCCGCAAGGCGTATAAATGATCTTCTTGAAAACGGCGAGTTCTGTTCGCAGGATATTATTGACGGTGCAGCCGAAAAGGAGATAAAGGATATAGCCGACAGGCTTTGGTATCTGCATCAGGATATTGATTACGACAATTACGAGTATTTTATTCCGAAAGATATGTTCAAGGGCGGTTTCCCTGAAAGCACCGAGAGAATAAAAATCGCACTGCTGGACAAGGATACCCTGCAATCATACATAGACGGGCTTACACAGCTTGTGAACGATTATGAGCAAAACAGGGATATTCTGCGTTTCCACTTCCATAAGCCGAAAGAACTTTTGTATCGTCTGAAAGACTTACAAATAGAGCGCAGGCAGTTTGTCACAAAACCCGATTTTGCTTTCAAGGGTCACTATTTCATTTCCGAAAGAGAGAAAGACGCTCTGCTTGGACTTGGCAGTGGCTATTCGGACGGTAAGTTCAGGATACAAAAATACTTCAAGGAGTCTCACACCCTGCCCGAGCAGATTAAGTTCCTCAAAAATGAGTACGGCACGGGCGGCGGTTCGAGGCGCGGAGGTGATGAATGGCACGATTCTAAGGGTATCGCTTATGTGCGCGGCGAAAAAATAGGCACACCGGACGCTAAGACCCTTATGAAGTGGAATGAAGTCGTAGAGCGCATTTCACGGCTTGTATCCGAGGGTAAATATATTACTCAAAAGGATATTGACAGTAAAATTCATGACTGCAAGCGCATAGTTCAGGACTATGACCCGGACAGCTACGATAGCTTTGAAAAGGAATACGAGCGCAGACGTTATCATGAAGCACTTCAATTTCTTGGTGAACAGGGTATCGTTGCTGAGGGCGTTACTGCCGTTGAGCAGAAGCCCGTAGAAAAGCTCATACAGCGGGCGCAGGATATGGGTATCCCGGTCGAGATAACTGGACAGGCGGCAGAGCAGGAGCAGGCAGTATATATGGATATTCGTGATGAATCATTCATAGAACTGCACCAGACCGATGAGGGTATTTCGTATTCTGTTTATGCCCCCGATCTCACGCTTACCGACGGCGGCGTATGGGAGATGGAAGAAAGCATGAGCCTGCTGACCGCTGCGGCGGAGATACTGGCTACAACAAGCAACGCACTTGCCGAGGTGGAGGACTACAACCACTTCATGGCGCTGGTCGATATGGACGTGAGCCTTGATATTCCTCGGGAACTGGCACAGCTGAAAGCGGATATTTTCGCAAATCTTCCTAATGAAGCCGCTGAGGTTATTGACGTTGACTACACCGAGGTCGATGAAGCACCTGTGGCAGAAAGAGCAGAAGAAACACCGACAGAAACAGAGCCAAAAAAGGTGGCTGTAAATGCGCCCGAAAGAATAACCGCTGTCCCCGTAGTTCCTAAAAGCGGCACACCTATCACTTACCATTTCAACGAGGGCGATATTGTTCAGGGTGGCGCAAAATCGAAATTCAAGGCAAATATCGAAGCTATAAAAACGCTTCAAAAGATAGAAGCCGAGAACCGCTATGCAACGCCCGAGGAACAGTCTATACTTGCCGGATACGTCGGCTGGGGCGGTATTCCACAAGCGTTCGTGACCGATCTTGCTGCGGACAGTATCGGTGGCAACCTGGGCGATGCCGCACCGACGGGCTGGGAGGAGGAACAGCAGGAGCTGCGGTCGCTGCTTTCGGATGATGAATACAAGGCGGCGAGGGAGTCAACGCTTACAAGCTTTTACACGCCCCCGGAAGTGACGGACGGCGTATTTCAGGCTCTCAGACAGCTCGGCTTCGAGGGTGGCAATATCCTTGAACCGTCAATGGGTGTCGGCAATTTCTTTGCTAAAATGCCCGATGACATAAGAGATAGTTCTAAGCTGTACGGTGTGGAGCTGGACAGCATTTCGGGTCGAATAGCACAGCTTCTGAACCCCGAGGACAGAATACAGATCACCGGATTTGAAAAGACCCGATTTAATAACAATTCATTTGACGTTGTTATTGGTAACGTCCCGTTCGGTGATTATAGGGTATCTGACAAGGCTTATGACAAACTCGGCTTGAAGATACATGACTATTTTGCCGTAAAGAGCATTGACAAAGTAAAACCCGGCGGCGTGGTCGCTATCGTAACATCGAAGTTCACAATGGACAAGATAAACGATAAAGCTCGCCGTCATCTTGCAGAACGCTGTGACCTTTTAGGCGCAGTGCGACTGCCGAACAATGCTTTCAAAAAGAACGCAGGCACGGAGACCACAACGGATATTCTGTTCTTCCAGAAGCGTGAAACGCTGACGGTAGAGATACCCTCATGGGTACATTTCGGACAAACAGCGGACGGCATACCCTGCAATCAGTATTTTGTCGATAACCCTGACATGGTGCTCGGAACTATGGCTTGGGACGAGCGCATGAAGGGTAAGTACGGCGATGACAGCCGTGTCACTACTTGTATTCCGGACGATAGCAAGCCCCTGTCCGAGCAGTTACAGGCGGCTATATCAAAAATCAAGGGTAAGATCGAAACGGTGAAAATCGTCGAGGAAGGCAAGAAGGATATTGAAATTATTCCCGCCGACCCGACCGTAAGAAATTACACCCACACTGTTGTCAACGGCAAGCTGTTTTTCAGAGAAAACGAGATTATGATCGCTGTGCAGGAAACCGGCAAGACCCTCGACAGAATGATGGGTATGCACCAGATACGTCAAAAGGCTATGGCGGTAATTGATGCACAGGCAAGGGGCTGCGATGATGCTGAACTGAAAAAGCTGCAAGCGGAACTCAACTATACCTATGACCGCTTCAAGAGAGCATACGGAGCAATTACAGACCGTGCCAACGAAAGAGTATTTCAGCATGATGATGATTACAATACTTTGGCGGCTCTTGAAATAGTGGACACCGAGAAAAAGACGGTGGAGAAAGCGGAGATATTTTCAAAGCGCACGATAATGCCGGAGGTGGAAATCGTATCGTGCGAAACACCGCAGGAGGCATTGCAAATATCCATTGACCGAAAGGGTAAAGTGGATATTGCATTTATGGCTGAACTTGTAGGCGTTGAGCCTGACGAGATAATTTCGGAACTTGGAACGGATATTTACAGAAATCCTCAAAAGGTAAAGGACAATGATCCTCTTTCGGGATACGAAGACGCAAGCGAGTATCTTTCGGGTAACGTCCGTGAAAAGCTGAGGATTGCCGAGGAATATTCAAAGCATATCGACAGCAGCTTTGAGCGTAATGTAGAAGCCCTGAAAGCGGTTGTTCCAAAAGACCTCGAAGCGTCGGAAATATCCGTAAGGATCGGTGCAAACTGGGTCGATGTTGAGGACTATAACCGTTTTATGCGGGAGGTCCTCAAAGGAGATATTTATTCGCACCCGATCACCCGAACCCGAATGGGCGAATACAAGATCGACGGCAGGTATCAGGACAGGTCGGTAGCGGCAACGCAGACTTACGGTACAAGCCGTATGAGCAGTTATCATATTCTGGAGAACTTGCTCAATCAGCGCGATATTGTTGTCCGTGATAAGCGAGAGGAGGACGGGCGAGTCTGGTATGAGATCAATGCGAAGGAAACACAGCTTGCAAAGGACAAGGCTCGTGTCATCAAGGAAGCGTTCAGAACTTGGCTTTGGGAGAATATGGATAGGCGTGAAAAATATGTTGAGCGATACAATAATCTTTTCAACGCTATCAGGGGCAGAGAGTATGATGGTTCACATCAGACCTACCCCGGAAAGAACCCCGCGATACAGATGCGTCCGCATCAGAACAATGCTATTATGCGTGGTAAGCTGGGCGGCAATACGCTTTTGGCTCACTGTGTTGGTGCCGGAAAGAGCTTTGAAATGGTCGCTATCACTATGGAAAAGAAAAGGCTTGGTCTTATCTCAAAAGCCTGCGTGGTAGTGCCGAAGCACTTGACTTTACAGATGGCGAGCGAATGGATACGTTTGTATCCTAACGCAAAACTGCTTGTTGCCCGACCCGAGGATTTCACAAAGGAAAACCGACAGCGGTTTATTGCAAGGTGTGTCACGGGCGACTATGATGCTGTCATTATGTCGTTCAATCAGTTTGAAAGAATACCTATGTCCACCGAGTACCGGCAGCAGTTTATGGAGCGCGAGCTTGATGAACTGATGGCTGCGCTTGAAGAAGTGGATAGTTCTGACAGAATTTCCGTTAAGGCACTGGAGCGTCAGAAAAAGAAGCTGGAGGAGCATCTTGAAAAGCTGATGTCATCTAAAAAGGATAACAGCCTGTGTTTTGAAAAGCTCGGTTTCGATTATCTTGTCTGCGATGAGGCGCATTACTACAAAAACTGCTTTGTCGCAACAAAAATGTCGAATGTTGCAGGCGTTCAGACGACTGCCGCGCAGAAGTCGGAGGATATGTTGATGAAAACGCAGTATCTGAACGACAAGTACGGCTGTAACAACATTTTGTACGCCACGGGAACACCTTGCACGAACAGTATGGTCGAGTTCTATGTTATGCAAAGATACCTGCGTCCCGATCTCTTAGAAAAGGCAGGTCTTGAAACATTCGATGACTGGGCATCAACATTCGGTGAGGTCGTATCGCAGTTGGAGATCAAGCCTGCGGGCAACGGATTTCAGATGAAAAACCGTTTTTCAAAGTTTGTGAATATCCCCGAATTGATGTTGATGTACAAAGAATTTGCAGATATTCAGACCCCCGACATGATAAAGCTGCCTGTACCCGATCTTAAAACCGGAAAGCCTATCGTTATTTCTGCGAAACCCGACGAGTATCAAAAGGAGTACATGGAACAGCTTGCACAGCGAGCCGAAATGATACACTGCGGCGGCGTGGATCCCCGTGAGGATAATATGCTCCGCATCACGCACGAAGCACGTCTTTTAGGTCTTGACTGCCGCTGTATGAACCCGGAAGCAGTTCCGGCACCTGACAGCAAGGTGAATAAGCTGTTGGATATTTTGGTGGAGAATTATAACAACACAATGGCGGAGAGGGGCGTTCAGATAGTCTTTTGTGATATAGCTATCAACGAGGACGCAGAGCATTTCTCAATTTATGAAGCTATAAAGGACGATCTTGTAAAGCGCGGCATTCCCCGTGATGAGATTTGTTTTGCGGGCGATGCAAAGAACGACAAAGCAAGAGCAGAAATGTTCGAGCAGCTGCGGCAGGGCGAAAAGCGTTTCATATTGGCTTCGACCTCGAAACTCGGCACGGGTGCAAATATTCAGGACAGGATATGCGCTATTCACCACTTGGATATTCCGTGGAAGCCTGCGGATCTTACTCAGCAGGACGGTCGTGGAGTACGTCAGGGCAATATGTTCAAGGAGGTCGGTATCTATCATTATTTAACCGAAAATACGTTCGATGCCTACATGATGGGCATTATTACCAACAAGGCGAAGTTCATAAATCAGATAATGACCTCAAAAGACCCTGTTCGTGTATCCGAGGACGTTGACGAGATGGTGCTGACATACTCCGAAATGCAGGCTATCGCTTCGGGCAATCCCATGATAAAGGAGAAAATTCAGCTTGACAACGATGTTGCAACGCTCAAAATGCTTGAAGCGGAGTACAAGAAATCGTTGTATCGGTATCAGGAGCAGGCGGAGCGCACTTTGCCGCAGCGTATCGAACAGTATTCTACTTATCTTGAAAAGGCTTCTGCCGACATAGCACAGTTTAGCGTAAATCATCCCGATGGAACCGCTTTCCAGATAGAAATTGACGGAAAGGTTTATTCCGAAGCGACAAGTGAACACGTTCGTGATGAAGCCGGAGAAGCTCTTGAAAAGGCTATCATCAAGGTTTCAACTACGGGAGAAAGCATGAGAGTCGGCAGCTATTTCGGCTTCGATCTTCTGCTTGAAAAGAACCCGCAAAATCTAACTTTCTTCGACCAGGGCGCACCGTGCGTCATATCTCTTTGCGGTTCGTTGAAATATACCTGTGATGTCAATCTTGAGAACAAACAGGGCAATATGCGCCGTATAGAAAACCTTGCGGCGAACGAGATAGCAAAACGTATTGTGCAGTATAAGAATGACATTGAAAAGGCTAAGGCTAACCTTGCCGAAGCAAAAGAGAACTTGACAAAGCCCTTTGACAGAGCCGATGAACTTGCCGAAAAGCTGGCAAGGCTCGATGTAGTGAATGAGGCACTCAGCAGCGGCAAGGGTGATGACGCTATCCCGTCGGTAGTCGAGGAGGTAGCGGATATGCCGAACTACAAGCCGAAGGTCACAGTGTTAAATCCGCCAACAAATGTTAGTACACCTACAAAATCGAATAGGAGATGA
- a CDS encoding TnpV protein yields the protein MNYRQSPTGQMLAEVAYSGNPQEIELLKTPIGRWGRMWQDWVRTEYPTEVTVLIVTGRWNIIPREIDRLAESRFKELDALYRKENPRPVTFSEMQAWEKTRLLTIEHRIMEEIVYQLRS from the coding sequence ATGAATTACAGACAAAGCCCGACCGGACAGATGTTAGCAGAGGTAGCATACAGCGGCAATCCGCAGGAGATAGAACTGCTGAAAACCCCGATAGGCAGGTGGGGCAGAATGTGGCAGGATTGGGTGCGCACGGAGTACCCGACCGAGGTGACGGTGCTGATAGTAACGGGCAGGTGGAACATAATTCCGAGGGAGATAGACAGACTGGCAGAGAGCCGCTTCAAAGAGCTGGACGCACTCTACCGAAAAGAGAACCCTCGCCCCGTGACATTCAGCGAAATGCAGGCGTGGGAGAAAACAAGACTTCTGACGATAGAACACCGGATAATGGAGGAGATAGTGTATCAGCTGAGAAGCTGA